Proteins encoded together in one bacterium window:
- a CDS encoding sensor domain-containing diguanylate cyclase, with product MTEYHCLEPQDLEVFLERRRAMPSFALDMSLAENLAEVLRKANEFVPSHAGSLLLDNPMEKKRNRENNSLTFIAAFGDRAPELLKRRIPAQTGIAGHVYMTGESYVAQDVGRDKLHHSMFDQTDDYSAESLVAIPVRIEKEVCGVLELVNRSRTGQYSQRDVHLLEIFAEYISISIQNVLDGRQAQEIAKRDNLTGLFNDRYLHIALSKSIAKCRREDSDLALLFMDLDFFKRVNDSHGHLAGSQVLREVGILIKRTTALDDSIAARYGGDEFVVALPGLDLLEAIKVAEQLRHEIVTTTFCDKPGEIQPDPIHLTGLTCSVGVATLHRHLQDTESVERSKSTLLRLADSAMYVAKETGRNRTATAGEPVRRFNVAD from the coding sequence ATGACTGAGTACCACTGCCTAGAACCCCAGGATCTCGAGGTCTTTCTCGAACGCAGGCGCGCGATGCCCTCGTTTGCGCTCGACATGAGCCTGGCCGAGAACCTTGCCGAGGTGCTCCGCAAGGCCAACGAGTTCGTGCCCTCACACGCCGGCTCACTTCTCCTCGACAACCCCATGGAGAAGAAAAGGAACCGGGAGAACAACTCACTGACCTTCATCGCCGCATTCGGCGACAGGGCTCCCGAGCTGCTCAAGCGACGGATACCGGCGCAGACCGGAATCGCCGGTCACGTCTACATGACCGGGGAGTCGTACGTCGCCCAGGATGTGGGCCGAGACAAGCTCCACCACTCGATGTTCGACCAGACCGACGACTACTCCGCGGAGTCGCTGGTAGCGATTCCGGTTCGGATCGAGAAAGAAGTCTGCGGCGTGCTCGAGCTGGTCAATCGATCGAGAACCGGTCAGTACAGTCAGCGCGACGTTCATCTCCTCGAGATTTTCGCCGAGTACATCTCGATCTCTATCCAGAATGTTCTCGACGGGCGCCAGGCCCAGGAGATCGCCAAGCGAGACAACCTGACCGGTCTCTTTAACGACCGCTACCTCCATATCGCGCTGTCAAAGTCGATCGCCAAGTGCCGACGCGAGGACTCGGATCTGGCCCTCTTGTTCATGGACCTGGACTTCTTCAAGCGAGTCAACGACTCCCACGGCCACTTGGCCGGCAGCCAGGTCCTGAGGGAAGTGGGCATCCTGATCAAGAGGACAACGGCGCTCGACGACTCGATCGCAGCTCGCTACGGCGGCGACGAATTCGTGGTCGCGCTTCCGGGGCTCGATCTTCTGGAGGCGATCAAGGTGGCCGAGCAACTTCGCCATGAGATCGTGACCACAACCTTCTGCGACAAACCCGGAGAGATTCAGCCCGATCCGATCCATTTGACCGGGCTCACCTGCTCGGTCGGAGTGGCCACCCTTCATCGCCACCTGCAGGACACCGAGTCGGTCGAGCGCAGCAAATCGACTCTCCTTCGCCTGGCGGACTCCGCCATGTACGTGGCCAAGGAAACCGGCCGCAATCGCACCGCGACCGCGGGCGAGCCGGTGCGCCGCTTCAACGTCGCGGATTGA
- a CDS encoding VWA domain-containing protein, whose amino-acid sequence MTTFGHLAQPAWLLGLLLLPALAVWRHRGAGVGALSFSRLPGEPSGAWRLHIPFYLRLLALGLVFIALARPQLGYAWEESLTEGIDIEIVLDISGSMGAEDFQPKNRLTVAKSVVNDFIQGRPADRLGLVVFSGTALTRAPLTGDREMLRFLIESVELNTLPDGTAIGVALANAASRLKDSQAESRVVVLVTDGVNNAGAIDPMSAASICKGLGIRVYTIGVGTDGRVPVPMQYQNPLTGRQEIRRALMDVEVDEELLQKIAETTSGQFFKATDPEGLREIFEEIDRLETTPLQIKQYTRFEEAFVPWAQSALALLCLPLVIRLTKVSLEP is encoded by the coding sequence TTGACCACTTTCGGCCACCTCGCCCAACCCGCCTGGCTTCTGGGTCTCCTGCTGCTGCCGGCGCTGGCGGTTTGGCGACATCGGGGCGCCGGCGTCGGCGCGCTCTCCTTCAGCCGGTTGCCCGGCGAGCCCTCGGGTGCCTGGAGGCTGCACATCCCCTTCTACCTTCGGCTGCTGGCCCTGGGACTCGTTTTCATCGCGCTGGCCCGACCGCAGCTCGGCTACGCCTGGGAAGAGAGCCTGACCGAGGGCATCGACATCGAGATCGTGCTCGACATCTCCGGCAGCATGGGAGCCGAGGACTTCCAGCCCAAGAATCGACTGACGGTCGCCAAATCCGTGGTCAACGATTTCATTCAAGGTCGACCGGCCGACCGCCTGGGTCTCGTGGTCTTCTCCGGTACCGCCCTGACCCGTGCGCCACTGACCGGAGACCGCGAAATGCTCCGCTTCCTCATTGAGTCGGTCGAGCTCAACACCCTGCCGGACGGCACCGCCATCGGCGTGGCGCTCGCTAACGCGGCCTCGCGCCTCAAGGACAGTCAGGCCGAGTCGCGGGTCGTGGTTCTGGTCACCGACGGCGTCAACAACGCCGGGGCGATCGACCCGATGTCGGCGGCCAGCATCTGCAAGGGACTCGGGATCCGCGTTTACACGATCGGTGTCGGAACCGACGGCCGGGTACCGGTACCCATGCAGTATCAAAACCCCCTCACCGGCCGCCAAGAGATCCGCCGGGCGCTCATGGACGTCGAAGTCGACGAGGAGCTGCTGCAGAAAATCGCCGAAACAACGTCAGGGCAGTTCTTCAAAGCCACCGACCCAGAGGGCCTTCGAGAGATCTTCGAGGAGATCGACCGCCTCGAAACAACTCCGCTTCAGATCAAGCAGTACACCCGCTTCGAGGAAGCCTTCGTACCCTGGGCGCAGTCCGCCCTGGCGCTGCTCTGCCTGCCACTCGTGATTCGCCTTACCAAGGTGTCGCTCGAACCATGA
- a CDS encoding DUF58 domain-containing protein: MLGFARKKKSTAPFAESRPALPADLMRKVRRIEISTKKLVDEGIAGGYHSVFKGRGVEFSEVRPYQPGDDIRAIDWNVTARMGAPFVKQFVEERDLTVFIIVDVSGSLNFGSRSTLKRELAAEISALLSFAALRNQDRVGAALVSERLELFLEPRRRRSHVLRMVREVLVRTGGGLTDLDRAVAQVMRNLKQRSVLFLISDFQETPFANAIKRASGRHDLIVIEITDPRDLTLPPVAAVPLRDAETGRIGLINGSKLEGEFLRHRGGERERLHRLTRQVGADLIHISTDRPYLPELVSFFEERRRRLSR, from the coding sequence GTGCTCGGATTCGCGCGCAAGAAGAAGTCGACCGCTCCTTTCGCGGAGTCGCGGCCGGCGTTGCCCGCCGACCTGATGCGCAAGGTGCGCCGGATCGAGATCTCGACCAAGAAGCTGGTAGACGAGGGCATAGCCGGCGGCTACCACTCGGTGTTCAAGGGCCGCGGGGTCGAGTTCTCCGAAGTCAGACCGTACCAACCCGGCGACGATATCCGCGCCATCGACTGGAACGTCACCGCGCGGATGGGCGCCCCGTTCGTCAAACAGTTCGTCGAGGAACGGGACCTCACGGTCTTCATCATCGTCGACGTCTCGGGTAGCCTTAATTTCGGTTCGCGCTCGACGCTCAAGCGCGAGCTGGCCGCAGAGATCAGCGCCCTGCTGAGTTTCGCCGCGCTACGCAACCAGGATCGCGTCGGCGCCGCGCTGGTCTCTGAGCGGCTCGAGCTGTTCCTCGAGCCGCGGCGCCGCCGGAGCCACGTGCTGCGCATGGTCCGCGAGGTCCTGGTCCGTACCGGCGGCGGCCTGACCGATCTCGACCGAGCCGTGGCACAGGTCATGCGCAATCTCAAACAGCGGTCGGTTCTGTTCCTGATCTCCGACTTTCAGGAGACTCCGTTCGCCAACGCCATCAAGCGGGCCAGTGGCCGTCACGATCTGATCGTGATCGAGATCACCGATCCTCGGGATCTGACGCTGCCACCGGTGGCGGCGGTTCCCCTGCGCGACGCCGAGACAGGCCGGATCGGGTTGATCAACGGCAGCAAGCTCGAGGGCGAGTTTCTGCGACACCGCGGAGGTGAGCGCGAAAGACTGCATCGGCTGACCCGCCAGGTCGGCGCGGACCTGATACACATTTCCACCGACCGGCCCTATCTGCCTGAGCTGGTCTCCTTCTTCGAAGAACGACGGCGGCGGCTTTCGAGATGA
- a CDS encoding tetratricopeptide repeat protein — protein MIRSLAAVLTLAAGWSFTDLSLDRLRWNARERTQAGIEVLETENKQAALEAFETAARLDPANPLLRYNAGSAHLVAGTEAATQHLELAAETAPEELRPAASYNLGNARLNSGDPAGAIEAYEQTLRLTPNHLEAKFNLELALQQQQQQQEQQQENQDDKDADQDDQGQENQPSSDEQQEQPQGSNQDEQEKQEQNGEGEQEKQLPQFEEQPDMSAEQAAAILEAVENLEREQRRKQAEQEMKKRPHKGKDW, from the coding sequence GTGATCCGCTCGCTCGCAGCGGTGCTGACTCTGGCCGCCGGCTGGTCGTTCACCGACCTCAGCCTCGACCGCCTGCGCTGGAACGCCCGGGAGCGGACCCAGGCGGGCATCGAGGTCCTCGAGACCGAGAACAAGCAGGCTGCCCTCGAAGCTTTTGAGACGGCAGCGCGCCTCGATCCCGCCAATCCGCTCCTGCGCTACAACGCAGGCTCCGCGCACCTGGTCGCGGGAACCGAGGCCGCGACCCAGCACCTCGAGCTCGCCGCGGAAACCGCTCCCGAGGAGCTTCGCCCGGCGGCGAGCTACAACCTCGGCAACGCTCGTCTCAACTCCGGCGACCCCGCCGGAGCAATCGAGGCCTACGAGCAGACACTACGGCTGACGCCGAATCACCTGGAGGCAAAGTTCAACCTCGAGCTCGCGCTTCAGCAGCAACAGCAGCAACAGGAACAGCAGCAAGAGAATCAGGACGACAAGGACGCCGACCAGGACGACCAGGGCCAGGAGAACCAGCCATCGTCTGACGAACAGCAGGAGCAGCCGCAGGGCTCGAACCAAGACGAGCAGGAAAAGCAGGAGCAGAACGGCGAGGGCGAGCAAGAAAAGCAATTGCCGCAGTTCGAAGAGCAGCCCGACATGAGTGCCGAGCAAGCCGCCGCGATCCTCGAAGCCGTCGAGAATCTCGAGCGTGAGCAACGCCGCAAGCAGGCCGAGCAAGAGATGAAGAAGCGCCCGCATAAGGGGAAGGACTGGTGA
- a CDS encoding VWA domain-containing protein — protein MTFAQPNALWLTLLAPIALLLAALFWQGYLRNLNAWAKIGVWERLGIDFRKRHLRTSVICLTLAILGVALTLARPRWGTSEQTVERQGVDVVFVLDSSMSMAAQDVAPSRLDISKTLVRRLAGALPGHRVALVQAEGEGLVLAPLTVDSAVLDLLLDTIGPGSLPRPGTQLGPALQESLKLYPPDGEKHRTLVLISDGEDHGSGWEQSLQALKDAGVVVHALGVGTTRGSPIPLLDEDNRFKQDAEGRVVVTKVNEAVLERLAAETGGIYIAVSKPGTDPARITQAISAMEQRSFESESLEVLAERFQWPLTLAALALVLHLFVSPLQPRRSGREELG, from the coding sequence ATGACGTTCGCCCAGCCCAACGCTCTTTGGCTGACGCTACTGGCGCCGATCGCGCTTCTGCTGGCGGCTCTCTTCTGGCAGGGGTACCTGCGGAATCTGAACGCCTGGGCCAAGATCGGTGTCTGGGAGCGCTTGGGGATCGATTTTCGTAAACGACACCTGCGCACTTCCGTCATCTGCCTGACGCTCGCAATTCTCGGCGTTGCTCTGACCCTCGCGCGCCCACGCTGGGGAACAAGCGAACAGACCGTGGAGCGCCAGGGTGTCGACGTGGTCTTCGTCCTGGATTCGTCCATGTCCATGGCCGCTCAGGACGTAGCGCCGTCGCGGCTCGACATCTCCAAGACCCTGGTGCGGCGTCTCGCCGGCGCGCTCCCGGGTCACCGCGTCGCCCTGGTTCAGGCGGAGGGCGAAGGACTCGTGCTGGCGCCGCTGACGGTAGACAGCGCGGTGCTCGACCTTCTACTCGACACGATCGGTCCCGGCAGCCTGCCCCGGCCGGGCACCCAGCTGGGTCCCGCGCTCCAGGAATCGCTGAAACTCTACCCGCCCGACGGCGAGAAACACCGCACTCTGGTCTTGATCTCCGATGGTGAGGACCACGGCAGCGGCTGGGAGCAGTCGCTCCAGGCGCTCAAGGACGCCGGCGTCGTCGTGCACGCACTCGGCGTTGGAACCACGCGCGGCAGCCCGATTCCCCTGTTGGACGAGGACAACCGTTTCAAACAAGACGCGGAGGGGCGGGTCGTAGTTACGAAGGTCAATGAAGCCGTCCTCGAACGGCTGGCCGCCGAGACCGGCGGCATCTACATCGCCGTATCGAAACCGGGAACCGACCCGGCACGGATTACCCAGGCGATCTCGGCAATGGAACAACGCTCCTTCGAGAGCGAGTCCCTCGAGGTCCTGGCCGAGCGCTTCCAGTGGCCCTTGACTCTGGCCGCCCTCGCGCTCGTGCTCCATCTCTTCGTCTCCCCCTTGCAGCCGAGACGTTCCGGCAGGGAGGAGCTCGGGTGA
- a CDS encoding aldehyde dehydrogenase family protein — protein sequence MTSHAALLSALGIEPFNNGAFCGEWLGTSGPEVISVDPTTGDEIARVRTATAEDYERVVSTSVEAFHEWRAWPAPRRGEIVRLVADELRKHKDELGRLVTLEMGKILSEGLGEVQEMIDMADFSVGLSRQLYGLSMHSERAEHRMYEQWHPLGPVGIITAFNFPVAVWSWNAFIAAVCGDSSIWKPSAKTPLTAVAVTHIAGRVLAENGAPPVFNLLIGDRHQVGEPMTKDPRIPLISATGSTGMGRAIGQTVAQRLGRSLLELGGNNAIVVMDDADLDLALRAVLFGAVGTAGQRCTSTRRLFLQKNIAAEMKQQLTAAYSSVSIGDPMDPAILMGPLVDQRAVDDMMAALQTVRDQGGRIVCGGNAVEGREGFFVEPTLVEASTDMPITCDETFAPILYLFEFDELDEAIDRHNAVPQGLSSAIFTLNMRSAERFLSAAGSDCGIANVNIGTSGAEIGGAFGGEKDTGGGREAGSDSWKAYMRRQTCTLNYGEELPLAQGVQFKV from the coding sequence ATGACTTCTCACGCGGCACTGCTGTCGGCGCTGGGCATCGAGCCCTTCAACAACGGCGCATTCTGTGGCGAGTGGCTCGGCACCTCAGGGCCCGAGGTGATCTCCGTCGACCCGACCACGGGTGACGAGATCGCGCGGGTCAGAACGGCCACCGCCGAGGACTACGAGCGAGTCGTCTCGACCTCCGTCGAGGCTTTTCACGAGTGGCGTGCCTGGCCAGCGCCCAGGCGCGGCGAAATTGTCCGGCTCGTCGCCGACGAGCTGCGCAAGCACAAGGATGAGCTAGGACGATTGGTGACGCTGGAGATGGGCAAGATCCTCTCCGAGGGCCTGGGCGAAGTTCAGGAGATGATCGACATGGCCGATTTCTCGGTCGGGCTGTCGCGACAGCTCTACGGTCTCTCCATGCACTCGGAACGCGCCGAGCATCGAATGTACGAACAGTGGCATCCGCTCGGCCCGGTCGGCATCATCACCGCCTTCAACTTCCCGGTCGCGGTGTGGTCCTGGAACGCATTCATCGCGGCCGTGTGCGGCGATTCCAGCATCTGGAAGCCATCCGCAAAAACCCCTCTGACCGCGGTTGCGGTGACTCACATCGCCGGCCGGGTGCTGGCGGAGAACGGCGCGCCGCCGGTATTCAACCTCTTGATCGGAGATCGCCATCAAGTCGGCGAGCCGATGACCAAGGACCCACGCATCCCTTTGATCTCGGCAACCGGCTCGACCGGCATGGGCCGGGCAATCGGCCAAACGGTGGCCCAGCGTCTCGGCCGCAGCCTGCTCGAGCTCGGCGGCAACAACGCCATCGTCGTGATGGACGACGCCGACCTCGACCTGGCCCTGCGCGCCGTTCTCTTCGGCGCCGTCGGAACCGCCGGGCAGCGCTGTACCTCGACCCGCCGCTTGTTCCTGCAGAAGAACATCGCCGCCGAGATGAAGCAGCAGCTGACGGCGGCGTATTCATCGGTCTCGATCGGTGACCCGATGGATCCCGCGATCCTCATGGGTCCGCTGGTGGACCAGCGCGCGGTCGACGACATGATGGCCGCCTTGCAGACGGTCCGCGACCAGGGCGGCCGGATCGTCTGCGGGGGCAACGCGGTCGAGGGCCGCGAAGGTTTCTTCGTCGAACCGACGCTGGTAGAGGCGAGCACCGACATGCCGATCACCTGCGACGAGACCTTCGCGCCGATTCTCTATCTGTTCGAGTTCGACGAGCTCGACGAGGCCATAGACAGGCACAACGCGGTGCCGCAGGGACTCTCCTCCGCCATCTTCACGCTCAACATGCGCTCCGCCGAGCGTTTCCTCTCAGCGGCCGGCTCCGATTGCGGCATAGCCAACGTCAATATCGGCACCTCGGGCGCCGAGATCGGCGGCGCCTTCGGCGGCGAGAAAGACACCGGCGGCGGCCGGGAAGCCGGCTCCGACTCCTGGAAGGCCTACATGCGCCGCCAGACCTGTACGCTGAACTATGGCGAAGAGCTGCCGCTGGCGCAGGGCGTCCAGTTCAAGGTCTAG
- a CDS encoding L-lysine 6-transaminase encodes MTLVDTQTRPETELPKPATEVHERLAKHILADGLPFLVDLERSHGPYLVDQSTGREILDLFMSYATSPLGYNHPAMMTPEFRARILPSAINKPSSSDLYTEHMADFVDALARTVPESLAERMFFISGGALAVENALKTAFDWKVRKNMAAGRGAKGHKIIHLREAFHGRSGYTMSMTNTDPRKTEYFPQFDWPRITNPKLRFPVTEIVTEEVAAAERESIEQIKKALIDYPDDIAGLILEPIQGEGGDNHFRREYFQALRDLADEAEFLLIFDEVQTGLGTTGRWWCFEHFGVEPDVFAFGKKTQVCGICASARVDEVHSVFQVSSRINSTWGGNLVDMVRCQRYIEVIENENLLASIVTVGDHLLEGLSRLAADRPDVVSNVRGRGGFAAFDLPTHEKREELLNEMLTNDFLGLRCGSKAIRFRPPLNLAIAEADDGLNRLERSLGRIV; translated from the coding sequence ATGACGCTCGTCGACACCCAGACTCGCCCCGAAACCGAACTTCCCAAACCGGCCACCGAAGTCCACGAGCGCCTGGCCAAGCACATCCTGGCCGATGGCTTGCCCTTCCTGGTGGATCTCGAGCGCAGCCATGGGCCCTACCTCGTAGACCAGAGCACCGGCCGGGAGATTCTCGACCTGTTCATGTCCTATGCGACCAGCCCGCTGGGCTACAACCACCCGGCGATGATGACGCCCGAGTTCCGCGCTCGGATCTTGCCTTCCGCAATCAACAAGCCGTCCAGCTCGGATCTCTACACCGAGCACATGGCCGACTTCGTCGATGCCCTTGCCCGAACGGTGCCCGAGTCCCTGGCGGAGCGCATGTTCTTCATTTCGGGTGGAGCCCTTGCGGTCGAGAATGCGTTAAAGACCGCGTTCGACTGGAAGGTCCGCAAGAACATGGCCGCGGGCCGGGGCGCGAAGGGACACAAAATCATCCATCTGCGCGAGGCCTTCCACGGCCGCAGCGGTTACACCATGTCGATGACCAACACCGACCCGCGCAAGACCGAGTACTTCCCCCAGTTCGATTGGCCCCGCATCACCAATCCGAAGTTGCGCTTCCCGGTGACCGAGATCGTCACCGAAGAAGTCGCCGCCGCCGAGCGTGAATCCATCGAGCAGATCAAGAAAGCGCTAATCGACTATCCAGACGACATTGCGGGTCTGATCCTCGAGCCGATTCAGGGCGAAGGCGGAGACAACCACTTTCGGCGCGAGTATTTCCAGGCGCTCCGCGACCTCGCCGACGAGGCCGAGTTCCTCTTGATCTTCGACGAGGTCCAGACCGGCCTCGGAACCACCGGCCGTTGGTGGTGCTTCGAGCACTTCGGCGTCGAGCCCGACGTGTTCGCGTTCGGCAAGAAGACTCAGGTCTGCGGTATCTGCGCCAGCGCCCGTGTCGACGAGGTTCATTCGGTCTTCCAGGTGTCGAGTCGGATCAACTCGACCTGGGGCGGCAATCTGGTCGACATGGTCAGGTGCCAGCGCTACATCGAGGTCATCGAGAACGAAAACCTGCTGGCGAGCATCGTGACCGTCGGTGATCATCTTCTCGAAGGTCTGTCCAGGCTGGCCGCCGATCGGCCCGACGTGGTATCCAACGTGCGCGGTCGTGGCGGCTTCGCGGCATTCGATCTACCGACTCATGAGAAACGCGAAGAGCTCCTCAACGAGATGCTCACCAACGACTTTCTCGGTTTGCGCTGCGGTTCCAAGGCCATTCGCTTCCGGCCGCCCCTCAATCTCGCGATCGCCGAGGCCGACGACGGCCTGAACCGGCTCGAGCGGTCACTCGGCCGGATCGTCTGA
- a CDS encoding protein BatD, translating into MTPLARARAAALVAFAAFTVGLQTPRGAQAQEAASATARLEPELIGVGQVVTLTLEALSSGLADLDLDPQFSLENLEIVSGPTQAQSWQFVNGRASRSESLIWRLRAKKVGGARVSQIVLKINDSVFELPDQTIQVQEEPIEIPDAFGRRRFADPFEDFPFPPRRRAPRREAEPKLFLRAEATPQEPFVGQQVLYTLYLFTQADVGAINPESVPDFAGFWVEDVPQPDKLQPEMVDIQGERYGRVVLLRKAVFPMHPGRVELEAVRARLVASMPKYSWLGSVIDRRREIYRTSNAVTLDVKALPEAPAGFRGAVGQLQLSTEVEPREVRVGEAATLTVKLEGRGNIQGVLEPELPVLEGMRVFPPEQSSRNRVAGTQVRGEKSWRYVLVPDRAGRWEIPPLSVDYFDPYDEAFRAAQAAPAVFTALAPLDAVPSVGHSEAPTLGPSTTTAGERDSESGGALHRWYRKPRFLLGSAALVTAMLLVPIARRLRNRGQSSKRLCGRLRDASTIQHGRRAADALENAWRDYLEERFDLPPGTAAMQWTQRLRDGGLKAAGLTELGRLVEDLEYLRYAPELSASESLIAELVARSLKLARGLR; encoded by the coding sequence GTGACCCCTCTCGCTCGCGCTCGCGCCGCCGCCCTTGTGGCGTTTGCGGCCTTCACGGTCGGGCTGCAAACGCCCAGAGGAGCGCAGGCGCAGGAGGCGGCTTCGGCCACCGCCCGGCTCGAGCCGGAGCTCATAGGCGTCGGCCAGGTCGTCACGTTAACGCTCGAGGCGCTCAGCTCGGGCCTGGCGGATCTCGACCTCGATCCTCAGTTCTCACTCGAGAACCTGGAGATCGTGTCGGGCCCGACGCAGGCGCAAAGCTGGCAGTTCGTCAACGGGCGGGCTTCGAGGTCCGAGAGCCTGATCTGGCGCCTGCGCGCCAAGAAGGTCGGCGGCGCCAGGGTCAGCCAGATCGTGCTGAAGATCAACGACTCGGTGTTCGAACTGCCCGACCAAACCATTCAGGTCCAGGAAGAGCCGATCGAGATTCCGGACGCATTCGGGCGACGTCGCTTCGCGGACCCCTTCGAAGATTTCCCTTTTCCTCCTCGACGTCGAGCCCCGAGGCGCGAAGCCGAGCCCAAGCTCTTTCTGCGAGCCGAGGCGACTCCTCAAGAGCCTTTCGTCGGTCAGCAGGTTCTCTACACGCTCTATCTCTTCACCCAGGCCGATGTCGGTGCGATCAACCCCGAAAGCGTGCCCGACTTCGCGGGCTTCTGGGTAGAGGACGTGCCGCAGCCCGACAAGCTTCAGCCCGAGATGGTCGACATCCAGGGAGAACGCTACGGCCGGGTCGTGCTTCTGCGCAAGGCGGTGTTCCCGATGCATCCCGGCCGCGTCGAGCTCGAGGCAGTGCGGGCGAGATTGGTAGCCAGCATGCCGAAATACAGCTGGCTCGGGTCGGTCATCGATCGACGGCGTGAGATCTACCGCACCAGCAACGCGGTCACTCTCGACGTCAAAGCCCTACCTGAGGCTCCGGCTGGTTTTCGAGGCGCGGTCGGCCAGCTTCAGCTCTCGACCGAGGTCGAGCCGCGTGAGGTCAGGGTGGGCGAGGCCGCGACGCTGACCGTCAAGCTGGAAGGCCGGGGCAACATTCAGGGCGTTCTCGAGCCCGAGCTGCCGGTACTGGAGGGCATGCGCGTATTCCCCCCTGAGCAATCGAGTCGCAACCGAGTCGCGGGGACGCAGGTTCGCGGCGAGAAGAGCTGGCGCTACGTGCTGGTTCCAGACCGAGCCGGCCGCTGGGAAATACCTCCCCTCTCGGTGGACTATTTCGATCCCTACGACGAGGCGTTCCGAGCCGCCCAAGCTGCACCGGCGGTTTTCACCGCGCTCGCGCCTCTCGACGCGGTCCCGAGCGTTGGCCACTCGGAGGCGCCCACCCTGGGCCCGAGCACCACCACCGCGGGCGAGCGCGATAGTGAATCCGGCGGTGCGCTGCACCGGTGGTACCGAAAACCGCGCTTCCTGCTCGGATCGGCGGCACTGGTTACGGCCATGTTGCTCGTCCCCATTGCTCGGCGCCTTCGCAACCGGGGTCAAAGCTCCAAACGCCTGTGCGGGCGCCTGCGGGATGCCAGCACCATTCAGCATGGTCGCAGAGCGGCGGACGCGCTCGAGAACGCCTGGCGCGACTACCTCGAAGAGCGATTCGATCTGCCACCAGGTACCGCCGCGATGCAGTGGACCCAACGGCTGCGGGACGGTGGCCTGAAAGCCGCGGGCCTCACCGAGCTGGGCCGGCTCGTTGAAGACCTCGAATACCTGCGCTACGCGCCCGAGCTATCGGCCTCTGAGTCCCTTATTGCCGAGCTGGTCGCACGCTCACTTAAGCTGGCCCGCGGCCTGCGTTAA